One genomic segment of Rhizorhabdus phycosphaerae includes these proteins:
- a CDS encoding 3-isopropylmalate dehydratase large subunit: MTDLPKTLFEKIWDTHHVAQTAGGAHLIAIDRIFLHERTGASALKSLAASGRAVRDPARVFAVMDHIVDTRIGRGDDTLMPGGSAFITETRAASQAAGITLFDVNDRDQGITHVISPELGIVLPGATLVAPDSHTCTQGALGALAWGIGSSEAEHAMATGVLRLDRPKTMRITVTGRLAPGVTPKDLALHLLAEHGAGGGAGHVVEFAGEAVAGLDIEGRMTLCNMATEFSAMTAIIAPDDKTYAYLAGRRYAPARFDAPYWSSLSTDEGATFDREILIDAATVAPMVSWGTSPEHSIAVTGSVPEGPERAHLYIGLQAGQAIAGIPIDAAFIGSCTNARLSDLRRAADLLRGRRIAPSIRKALVVPGSSAVKRAAEAEGLDRIFTDAGFEWRASGCSLCFFAGGESFPPGSRTISSTNRNFEGRQGPGIRTHIASPETVAASAIAGAIADPRELAR; the protein is encoded by the coding sequence ATGACAGATTTGCCCAAGACGCTCTTCGAGAAGATCTGGGATACGCACCATGTCGCGCAGACCGCCGGTGGTGCGCATCTGATCGCGATCGATCGCATATTCCTGCATGAACGGACTGGCGCATCCGCGCTCAAGTCGCTGGCGGCGAGCGGTCGTGCAGTGCGCGATCCCGCGCGGGTCTTTGCGGTCATGGACCATATTGTCGACACCCGGATCGGGCGCGGCGACGACACGCTGATGCCGGGCGGAAGCGCCTTCATAACGGAAACCCGTGCGGCTTCGCAGGCGGCGGGGATAACGCTGTTCGACGTCAACGATCGCGATCAGGGCATCACCCACGTCATTTCCCCCGAACTGGGCATCGTTCTTCCCGGAGCGACGCTGGTCGCTCCCGACAGCCACACCTGTACGCAGGGCGCCCTGGGGGCCTTGGCCTGGGGCATCGGATCGTCCGAAGCCGAGCATGCCATGGCTACCGGTGTCCTGCGCCTCGACAGGCCGAAGACGATGCGTATCACTGTGACGGGCCGGCTTGCTCCGGGTGTCACGCCAAAGGATCTGGCACTCCACCTGCTCGCAGAACATGGCGCCGGCGGCGGGGCCGGCCATGTCGTCGAGTTTGCCGGAGAAGCGGTTGCAGGCCTCGACATCGAGGGGCGCATGACCCTTTGCAACATGGCGACCGAATTCTCGGCCATGACGGCGATCATCGCGCCGGACGACAAGACCTATGCCTATCTGGCTGGCCGCCGTTATGCCCCCGCGCGCTTCGACGCGCCTTATTGGAGCTCGCTCTCCACCGACGAGGGCGCGACCTTCGATCGGGAAATCCTGATCGATGCCGCTACCGTCGCGCCAATGGTCAGCTGGGGCACCAGCCCGGAGCACAGCATTGCGGTCACCGGTTCCGTGCCGGAGGGGCCCGAGCGTGCCCACCTCTATATTGGCCTTCAAGCAGGGCAAGCCATAGCTGGCATACCCATCGACGCAGCCTTCATCGGATCCTGCACCAATGCGCGTCTGTCGGACCTGCGCCGCGCGGCGGATCTTCTGCGGGGACGGCGTATCGCGCCTTCGATCCGCAAGGCGCTGGTCGTTCCGGGCAGCTCAGCCGTCAAACGTGCGGCCGAGGCCGAGGGGCTGGACAGGATATTCACCGACGCCGGCTTCGAATGGCGCGCCAGCGGTTGCTCGCTCTGCTTCTTCGCCGGCGGGGAGAGTTTCCCGCCGGGCTCTCGCACGATCAGTAGCACCAACCGCAATTTCGAGGGTCGCCAGGGCCCCGGCATCCGCACCCACATCGCCAGCCCGGAGACCGTCGCTGCGAGCGCCATCGCCGGTGCCATCGCCGATCCGCGCGAGCTTGCCCGATGA
- a CDS encoding FAD-binding oxidoreductase: MTLSRIAPAPADLRSRLEAIVGAGHVTSDEKTLRLFSEDIWSRSEHVTMLSVAPTNTSELAAVVTAANDAGVDIAPRGAGMSYTGSYIPATGNTITLDMRRMNRVLRVSPEDMTVTVEAGCTWLALNEAVKAHNLRTPFWGPMSGIYSTIGGGLSQLNAMFGAGHYGTSSESVVAITMVLADGRTLRTGARGPDGDTPHYRHYGPDLAGLFMGDSGTLGIKAEITLRLIRTPAFEDSASFSFKTGEAMLEALAEMTRAGIASESCGFDPGLTRVRMKRMSMASDVKTLGKVIAKEKSFGKGLLAAAKIAIGGRNFIPEEEYPLHITAEGRCKEAVAADIATAREIAARFEGVEIENSIAKVIRAMPFPAPNSILGPEGESWVPVHGQASLSTAAAMFAEIRAYFDSMQETFDKHGIFNGFLFSSLSTTALVIEPVFFWPEGYRPIHESMVEPAHLKNLKQLGPNAEATAVVNEAREKVKAICKTYGAAHFQIGRAYTAYRESRDEAFKDVLDAVKGVVDPRGIFNPGCLGFPVREGRN, from the coding sequence ATGACCCTCAGCCGCATTGCCCCCGCCCCCGCAGATCTGCGCAGCCGACTGGAAGCCATTGTCGGGGCCGGGCACGTGACGTCCGACGAGAAGACCTTGCGCCTGTTCAGCGAGGACATCTGGTCGCGCAGCGAACATGTCACGATGCTGTCGGTTGCGCCCACCAACACGTCTGAACTCGCGGCCGTCGTGACCGCTGCCAATGATGCCGGCGTCGATATCGCACCGCGTGGCGCCGGCATGAGCTACACCGGCAGCTATATCCCCGCGACCGGCAACACCATTACCCTCGACATGCGCCGGATGAACCGGGTGTTGCGGGTCAGTCCCGAAGACATGACGGTCACGGTCGAGGCCGGCTGCACCTGGCTCGCGCTCAACGAGGCCGTGAAGGCGCACAATCTGCGCACGCCTTTCTGGGGTCCGATGTCGGGCATCTATTCGACCATCGGCGGCGGTCTGTCGCAGCTCAACGCCATGTTCGGCGCGGGCCATTATGGCACGTCGAGTGAAAGCGTCGTCGCGATCACGATGGTTCTCGCCGATGGCCGGACCCTACGCACCGGCGCGCGGGGGCCGGATGGCGACACGCCGCATTATCGTCACTACGGCCCGGATCTCGCAGGGCTGTTCATGGGCGATTCCGGCACGCTGGGCATCAAGGCCGAAATCACCCTGCGCCTCATCCGGACGCCGGCGTTCGAGGATTCGGCATCCTTCTCGTTCAAGACCGGCGAGGCGATGCTCGAAGCACTCGCCGAGATGACCCGCGCCGGCATCGCCTCCGAAAGCTGCGGTTTCGATCCCGGGCTGACGCGGGTGCGTATGAAGCGCATGTCCATGGCGAGCGACGTGAAGACGCTCGGTAAGGTCATCGCCAAGGAAAAGTCCTTCGGGAAGGGGTTGCTGGCTGCCGCCAAGATTGCGATCGGCGGCCGCAATTTCATTCCCGAGGAAGAATATCCGCTGCACATAACGGCGGAAGGACGCTGCAAGGAAGCGGTCGCCGCAGACATTGCCACCGCCCGGGAAATCGCAGCCAGGTTCGAAGGGGTCGAGATCGAGAATTCGATCGCCAAGGTCATCCGCGCGATGCCCTTCCCCGCCCCCAATTCGATCCTGGGCCCGGAAGGCGAAAGCTGGGTGCCGGTCCACGGCCAGGCTTCGCTTTCCACCGCAGCAGCCATGTTCGCCGAAATCCGCGCCTATTTCGACTCCATGCAGGAGACGTTCGACAAGCACGGGATTTTCAACGGCTTTCTCTTCTCATCGCTCTCGACGACGGCATTGGTGATCGAGCCGGTGTTCTTCTGGCCTGAAGGCTACCGCCCGATCCATGAATCGATGGTCGAGCCTGCGCACCTCAAGAATCTCAAGCAGCTTGGCCCCAATGCGGAGGCGACGGCAGTCGTCAATGAGGCGCGCGAGAAGGTCAAGGCGATCTGCAAGACATATGGCGCTGCCCATTTCCAGATCGGGCGGGCCTATACCGCCTATCGCGAGAGCCGCGACGAGGCCTTCAAGGATGTGCTGGATGCCGTGAAGGGCGTGGTCGACCCGCGCGGCATCTTCAATCCCGGATGCCTTGGATTCCCGGTGCGCGAAGGCCGGAACTGA
- a CDS encoding MmgE/PrpD family protein codes for MATPDAPNPAHALIDQALSLRWAGIPEDARQRAKIFLHDSLAVGVAGRNAAHADAVLAIAQGWGRGDDAGVLGRPDIRLPAASAAFVNAFQIHGQEFDCVHEPAVLHPMATVLAALLAEAARGETVDGERFLTAIVAGVDVAVTLGIAAPGALKFFRPATAGIFGCVAAIAALRTMPRAQALDAFGHALALVSGTMQAHVEGKPALPLQVANAARGSLLAIDLARSGMPGVSHPLDGPFGYFALMEDREALAPALAQLGQGHRISEVSWKPFPTGRAGHGGIVAAQQLRDKQGLTADNLESFAYHAPPLIHRLVGRPAYMGMEPGYARLCMQYLVAVTLLRGTVSLTDFTDEALNDQDVLALAERISVVADGNPDMAAFVPARAVARTKDGRELVQGVTAQFGSPAWPLSDAQHAAKALDCFRFSALPDAHDTLGQTVRGLEREPDALAAIRRSGVIA; via the coding sequence ATGGCCACCCCCGACGCTCCCAATCCGGCGCATGCGCTCATCGATCAGGCGCTGTCGCTGCGATGGGCCGGCATCCCCGAAGATGCCCGGCAGCGGGCGAAGATCTTTCTGCACGACTCGTTGGCCGTGGGCGTTGCGGGCCGCAATGCTGCGCACGCCGACGCGGTGCTGGCGATCGCGCAAGGATGGGGACGAGGTGACGATGCAGGCGTGCTTGGCCGCCCCGACATTCGCTTGCCCGCCGCATCGGCAGCCTTCGTCAATGCCTTCCAGATCCACGGGCAGGAGTTCGACTGCGTTCATGAACCCGCCGTCCTGCACCCTATGGCAACGGTGCTCGCGGCCCTGCTGGCCGAGGCCGCCCGCGGCGAAACGGTCGATGGCGAACGGTTCCTGACGGCGATCGTCGCGGGGGTCGACGTGGCGGTGACGCTGGGCATCGCTGCGCCCGGCGCGCTCAAATTCTTCCGCCCCGCGACCGCCGGTATCTTCGGGTGCGTTGCCGCGATAGCGGCGCTCCGCACCATGCCACGGGCACAGGCGCTCGATGCCTTCGGTCACGCCCTGGCGCTGGTATCGGGGACGATGCAGGCCCATGTCGAGGGCAAGCCTGCATTGCCGTTGCAGGTGGCCAATGCGGCGCGCGGCAGCCTGCTGGCCATCGACCTCGCCCGCAGCGGCATGCCGGGCGTTTCGCATCCTTTGGATGGGCCCTTCGGCTATTTCGCGCTGATGGAGGATCGCGAGGCGCTCGCTCCGGCGCTCGCCCAGTTGGGGCAGGGGCACCGGATCAGCGAAGTCAGCTGGAAGCCCTTTCCGACCGGACGGGCAGGGCATGGCGGGATCGTTGCGGCGCAGCAGTTGCGCGACAAGCAGGGGCTCACAGCCGACAATCTCGAAAGCTTCGCCTATCATGCACCACCGCTCATCCATCGCCTCGTCGGGCGCCCGGCGTACATGGGCATGGAGCCGGGCTATGCACGCTTATGCATGCAATATCTGGTCGCCGTGACTTTGCTGCGCGGGACGGTATCGCTGACCGACTTTACCGATGAGGCGCTGAACGATCAGGACGTGCTGGCACTGGCCGAGCGCATAAGCGTCGTCGCCGACGGCAATCCGGACATGGCGGCGTTCGTCCCTGCACGCGCCGTTGCGCGCACCAAGGACGGGCGCGAACTCGTCCAGGGCGTCACGGCGCAATTCGGGTCCCCGGCATGGCCGTTGAGCGATGCGCAGCATGCGGCAAAGGCGCTGGATTGCTTCAGATTTTCGGCGTTGCCCGACGCGCATGACACGCTCGGTCAAACGGTGCGAGGGCTCGAGCGGGAGCCGGATGCGCTCGCGGCAATCCGACGCAGCGGCGTGATCGCATAA
- a CDS encoding REDY-like protein HapK, which yields MHIFAVFNLKSGVSEEDYLAWARSTDIPTVNALPSIASFRVFRTTGVLGSDAKPPFGYIEVLDVADMAQFEKDVSTAAMGEVAAAFNNMVDVTFLTTEEVEA from the coding sequence ATGCATATTTTCGCAGTGTTCAACCTGAAATCCGGCGTCTCGGAAGAGGATTACCTCGCCTGGGCGCGCAGCACCGATATTCCGACGGTCAACGCCTTGCCGTCGATCGCCAGTTTTCGCGTTTTCCGTACCACCGGTGTGCTGGGGAGCGATGCCAAGCCGCCCTTCGGCTATATCGAGGTGCTCGACGTCGCCGATATGGCGCAGTTCGAAAAGGACGTTTCGACGGCCGCGATGGGCGAGGTGGCAGCCGCGTTCAACAACATGGTCGACGTCACCTTCCTAACCACCGAGGAGGTGGAAGCATGA
- a CDS encoding class I SAM-dependent methyltransferase, which produces MRKAVISSSDTPSPAGETPVANDPSAGYEGPPDYRVIGRHAVFPQTSHDEIERINFLAQMNRHLAARVVPGVKAAFDTRVVPAFEAQHGRAMADRHEARRALLEDPAFQTWSALRRMTMEQRQQAGRWTALRQREQLNAVAHALTEGDQRLSLDPSLPIPRYVSAVDHHCMPGSYHSEYFPGDVVNGANYDHGGFVTTGGLLGKYSDGGGHAVVKWVRRNLPDFKPQKILEIGGTVGHSSLPLAQAFPEAEMTIVDLGAPVLRYGLARAKSLGVDNISFVQASGEDLSIYPDASFDWIQTTMFLHELSTKALRAIFAETRRLLKPGGIVLHVEQPQYAPDMPLFEQAMRDWDAFYNNEPFWSRMHEMDLDAEMVAAGFDADKLIHGGVTGVVDRELFPDAEEDDTEDYGRKAAWHVIGAVA; this is translated from the coding sequence ATGAGGAAGGCCGTGATCTCTTCATCAGACACCCCGTCTCCCGCAGGGGAAACCCCCGTCGCGAACGACCCTAGCGCCGGCTATGAGGGGCCGCCCGACTATCGCGTGATTGGCCGCCACGCGGTTTTCCCGCAGACCAGCCATGACGAGATCGAGCGGATCAATTTCCTCGCCCAGATGAACCGCCATCTGGCCGCGCGCGTGGTCCCCGGGGTGAAGGCGGCGTTCGACACCCGGGTCGTGCCGGCGTTCGAGGCGCAGCATGGCCGTGCGATGGCCGACAGGCACGAGGCCCGCCGCGCGCTTCTGGAAGATCCTGCCTTCCAGACCTGGTCGGCTCTTCGCCGCATGACGATGGAACAGCGCCAGCAGGCCGGCCGCTGGACCGCGCTACGCCAGCGCGAACAGCTGAATGCAGTGGCCCATGCGCTGACCGAGGGCGACCAGCGGCTGTCGCTCGATCCTTCGCTGCCGATCCCGCGCTATGTTTCTGCGGTGGATCATCACTGCATGCCCGGAAGCTACCACAGCGAATATTTCCCGGGCGATGTCGTCAACGGCGCCAATTACGACCATGGCGGCTTCGTCACCACGGGCGGCCTGCTCGGCAAATATAGCGATGGCGGCGGCCATGCCGTGGTCAAATGGGTCCGGCGCAATCTGCCCGATTTCAAGCCGCAGAAGATCCTCGAAATCGGCGGCACCGTCGGCCACTCCTCCCTCCCTTTGGCGCAGGCCTTCCCCGAAGCGGAGATGACGATCGTCGATCTGGGTGCGCCGGTGCTCCGTTATGGCCTCGCCCGGGCCAAGTCGCTCGGCGTGGACAATATCAGCTTCGTACAGGCCAGCGGCGAGGATCTGTCGATCTATCCCGATGCCAGCTTCGACTGGATCCAGACGACGATGTTCCTGCACGAACTGTCGACCAAGGCGCTGCGCGCGATCTTCGCCGAGACGCGCCGTCTGCTGAAGCCCGGTGGCATCGTGCTGCACGTCGAGCAGCCGCAATATGCGCCCGACATGCCGCTGTTCGAGCAGGCGATGCGCGACTGGGATGCGTTCTACAACAATGAGCCCTTCTGGAGCCGCATGCACGAGATGGATCTCGACGCCGAGATGGTCGCGGCGGGCTTCGACGCGGACAAGCTCATCCATGGCGGCGTCACCGGCGTGGTCGATCGCGAACTTTTCCCGGATGCGGAAGAGGATGATACCGAAGATTATGGCCGCAAGGCGGCCTGGCACGTGATCGGAGCCGTCGCATGA
- a CDS encoding zinc-binding dehydrogenase has protein sequence MTKQTYRAIRLMRIAPSFREGADIVELPVEPPARGEIRVRNLHCGVNAIFDTQIARNAVDYVKISLPTFTGVEAIGVVDAVGEGVSSFAPGDAAVTVRFTGGYREQNTGPVASFAPAPAATPDYLALASTGVSALVALERIGEVKSGETVAISAAAGGLGHLLVQLALLKGCRVIGVAGGAEKCAFVSSLGAERVIDYRSEDVGAVLAAEYPRGVDVAVDTVSGTIFDAFLANLANHGRLVVGGAAADLEGKPEIVNAPRIAHAIYYKGASVRGFMNGLLIPHWDDARKRLFDLYARGLLRVQVDSQPNIGIEGIYDGIERLLSGKSMGKVIVDLEHNRG, from the coding sequence GTGACGAAACAAACCTACCGCGCGATCCGGCTGATGCGGATCGCGCCCTCCTTCCGCGAGGGCGCCGACATCGTCGAACTTCCGGTCGAGCCACCGGCGCGCGGCGAGATACGGGTCCGCAACCTGCATTGCGGCGTAAACGCGATCTTCGACACGCAGATTGCACGCAACGCGGTCGATTATGTGAAGATCAGCCTGCCGACCTTCACCGGCGTCGAGGCGATCGGCGTGGTCGACGCGGTCGGCGAAGGGGTTAGCAGCTTCGCTCCGGGCGATGCTGCGGTCACCGTGCGCTTCACGGGCGGCTATCGCGAGCAGAACACCGGCCCCGTCGCCAGTTTCGCTCCCGCTCCCGCAGCCACGCCAGACTATCTCGCTCTCGCCTCGACCGGCGTTTCGGCGCTGGTCGCGCTCGAACGGATCGGAGAGGTGAAGAGCGGCGAAACCGTCGCGATCTCGGCAGCGGCAGGCGGCCTGGGGCATCTTCTGGTGCAGCTGGCTTTGCTCAAGGGCTGCCGCGTGATCGGTGTCGCCGGCGGCGCGGAGAAATGCGCCTTCGTTTCCTCGCTCGGGGCCGAGCGCGTGATCGACTATCGGTCGGAGGATGTCGGCGCGGTTCTCGCCGCCGAATATCCGCGCGGTGTCGACGTCGCCGTCGATACGGTGAGCGGCACGATCTTCGATGCCTTCCTCGCGAACCTCGCCAATCATGGACGCCTCGTGGTCGGCGGCGCCGCAGCCGACCTGGAGGGCAAGCCGGAGATAGTGAACGCTCCACGCATCGCGCATGCGATCTACTATAAGGGCGCGTCGGTGCGCGGCTTCATGAACGGATTGCTGATCCCCCATTGGGACGACGCACGCAAGCGCCTGTTCGATCTGTACGCCCGGGGTCTGCTCCGCGTGCAGGTCGACAGCCAGCCGAACATCGGCATCGAAGGAATCTACGACGGGATCGAACGGCTGCTCTCGGGCAAGTCGATGGGCAAGGTCATCGTCGATCTCGAGCATAACAGGGGGTGA
- the leuD gene encoding 3-isopropylmalate dehydratase small subunit, which yields MTPFTTLSSIAVPLLRDNVDTDAIIPSREMKSTGRTGLAEGLFAPWRYTDVAARVPDPAFPLSRPEAQDAQLLLGGANFGCGSSREHAVWALAEYGIRCIIAESFAPIFRANCIRNGILPIGLERALVDSLAWQRVEVDLTAQTVTAGNRTTAFAIEEEPRQMLLEALDAISLTLKSFPEIDAWTAADRARRPWIYAGQSA from the coding sequence ATGACTCCGTTCACCACCCTCTCGTCGATCGCCGTTCCGCTGCTGCGCGACAATGTCGACACCGACGCGATAATCCCGAGCCGCGAGATGAAGAGCACCGGGCGCACCGGGCTGGCCGAAGGGCTGTTCGCGCCGTGGCGCTACACCGACGTGGCGGCGCGGGTGCCGGACCCCGCTTTTCCGCTTAGCCGACCCGAAGCGCAGGACGCACAGCTCCTGCTTGGTGGCGCCAATTTCGGCTGTGGATCGAGCCGGGAACATGCCGTCTGGGCCTTGGCCGAATATGGCATCCGCTGCATCATCGCGGAAAGTTTTGCACCGATCTTCCGGGCCAATTGCATCCGCAACGGCATCCTGCCCATCGGTCTCGAGCGCGCGCTCGTGGACAGTCTCGCCTGGCAGCGCGTCGAAGTCGACCTCACGGCGCAGACCGTCACCGCCGGCAATCGGACGACAGCGTTCGCCATTGAGGAGGAGCCGCGCCAGATGCTCCTCGAAGCGCTGGATGCCATTTCGCTGACGCTCAAATCCTTCCCAGAAATCGACGCCTGGACGGCAGCCGACCGCGCCCGCCGCCCATGGATCTACGCCGGACAATCCGCATGA
- a CDS encoding SDR family NAD(P)-dependent oxidoreductase: MKFAGKVAVITGSGRRHGLGEAIARRLSEEGATVVIADIGGSRDSATPDAMIGAEAEMRDVADSMPGAASTFCCDVRDPDQVQALAAHAVSAHGGLDIWVNNAGIGYIMKPLGEVSPSDWRAVIDVNLTGAWFGLQAAAEVMIAQGRGGRIINIASQAAKSGFMHAQAYTASKHGLVGLVRSASIELGAHGITVNNVCPNHVTTGLGKWQNEHFAAVQGISVEQYLKNMAARIPLGRPGLPEDTANAVAFLCSPEASYITGESMNVSGGEEPH; the protein is encoded by the coding sequence ATGAAGTTCGCCGGCAAGGTTGCGGTGATCACCGGATCGGGCCGCAGGCACGGTCTGGGCGAGGCGATTGCACGGCGCCTTTCGGAAGAAGGCGCAACCGTCGTGATCGCGGACATCGGCGGCTCGCGCGATTCGGCGACGCCCGATGCGATGATCGGCGCCGAGGCGGAGATGCGTGACGTGGCCGATTCGATGCCGGGTGCGGCATCGACTTTCTGCTGCGACGTGCGCGATCCGGATCAAGTCCAGGCGCTGGCGGCGCATGCCGTATCCGCGCATGGCGGGCTCGATATTTGGGTGAACAATGCCGGCATCGGCTACATCATGAAACCATTGGGGGAAGTCTCGCCCAGTGACTGGCGCGCGGTTATCGACGTGAACCTGACCGGGGCCTGGTTCGGCCTGCAGGCGGCGGCGGAGGTGATGATTGCGCAAGGCCGCGGCGGACGCATCATCAACATCGCGAGCCAGGCCGCGAAGTCAGGCTTCATGCACGCACAGGCTTACACCGCATCGAAACATGGCCTGGTTGGACTGGTGCGCTCGGCCTCGATCGAGCTCGGAGCCCACGGCATCACCGTGAACAATGTCTGCCCCAACCATGTCACGACCGGACTGGGCAAATGGCAGAACGAGCACTTTGCCGCAGTCCAGGGCATCAGCGTCGAACAATATCTGAAGAATATGGCAGCGCGCATTCCGCTCGGTCGCCCCGGTTTGCCCGAGGATACCGCCAATGCCGTGGCCTTCCTCTGCTCCCCCGAAGCCTCCTACATCACCGGCGAAAGCATGAACGTCTCCGGGGGTGAGGAGCCGCACTGA
- a CDS encoding VOC family protein — translation MTLLKCATHVVADLDNAIARYESWMDYRTVERGEVPSDLAAAWDAPASANRSYAVLQPASGAEVFLRFVEGDPVPDYLPIRTYGWAAIELCVTDVEAVNAKMLQSPFEVIGPPKPLDGFATVKPMQVRGADLETVYLTQILQPGPDTGLPQPQSLIDRPFIMVLACPDLRKTAQWVKDVLDLPMIDPVAIRYSMIEKAFGLPETTKIELTTARGGGQVFLELDQYPDAATERPRHEGALPPGVAITTMVYPDFDRLESHWSSAPVVRAGAVYGGRRTGVLTTPEGALLEVVEGGEL, via the coding sequence ATGACCTTACTGAAGTGCGCCACGCACGTCGTCGCCGATCTCGACAATGCCATCGCTCGCTACGAAAGTTGGATGGACTATCGCACTGTCGAGCGGGGCGAAGTGCCGTCCGATCTGGCGGCAGCATGGGATGCTCCCGCCAGCGCGAACCGTTCTTATGCAGTGTTGCAGCCGGCGTCAGGCGCGGAGGTCTTTCTGCGCTTCGTCGAAGGCGATCCGGTACCGGACTATCTGCCGATCCGGACCTATGGATGGGCCGCCATCGAACTCTGCGTGACCGACGTCGAGGCGGTGAACGCGAAGATGCTGCAGAGCCCGTTCGAGGTCATCGGCCCACCCAAGCCGCTCGACGGCTTCGCGACGGTCAAGCCCATGCAGGTCCGCGGGGCCGACCTGGAAACCGTCTACCTCACGCAGATTCTGCAGCCGGGACCGGATACCGGCCTGCCGCAGCCACAATCGCTGATCGACCGCCCCTTCATCATGGTGCTGGCCTGTCCCGACCTGCGCAAGACGGCGCAATGGGTGAAGGACGTGCTTGACCTTCCGATGATCGACCCCGTTGCGATCCGCTATTCGATGATCGAGAAGGCGTTCGGCCTTCCTGAAACGACCAAGATCGAACTGACGACGGCGCGCGGAGGAGGGCAGGTCTTCCTCGAACTCGATCAATATCCGGATGCGGCAACCGAGCGCCCACGTCACGAAGGCGCTCTGCCGCCCGGTGTCGCCATCACCACGATGGTGTACCCCGACTTCGATCGCCTCGAAAGCCATTGGTCGAGCGCGCCGGTGGTCCGCGCCGGGGCAGTTTATGGCGGGCGCCGGACGGGCGTGTTGACGACTCCTGAAGGGGCGCTGCTTGAGGTCGTCGAAGGCGGGGAACTCTGA
- a CDS encoding alpha/beta fold hydrolase, which produces MTVTPIKRGFVDLPHGQMHYRQAGETGEALLILHASPGSSRQQVRTIEDFAAEARVFAPDTPGNGDSVALFDREPTVPELAAAMLDFLDAVGLDRVRVYGSHTGAAIATELAILAPQRVSGLVLDGVSLMQGAELEEVLDRYAFPFEPDLDGAYLMRLFQFCRDQYLFFPWYRRTRAGRRDGGLGNATDLHAWLTEVMKASTTYHLNYRAAFKWPADERLPLLRCPTLVTAAVNDPLYDSSVELEKLLTDGKFEELPRLDAEDFRAARKAAIDSFFGTLA; this is translated from the coding sequence ATGACCGTTACGCCCATCAAGCGCGGGTTCGTCGATCTGCCGCACGGACAGATGCATTATCGCCAGGCAGGCGAGACGGGTGAGGCGCTGCTCATCCTGCATGCCTCGCCAGGCAGTTCGCGCCAGCAGGTGCGGACCATTGAGGATTTCGCGGCAGAGGCGCGGGTATTCGCGCCCGACACGCCCGGCAATGGCGACAGCGTCGCGCTCTTCGATCGGGAGCCGACCGTCCCCGAACTGGCCGCAGCGATGCTGGATTTCCTCGATGCCGTGGGCCTCGACCGGGTTCGCGTTTACGGATCGCACACCGGAGCGGCCATCGCCACCGAACTCGCCATCCTCGCGCCGCAGCGCGTGTCGGGGCTGGTTCTGGATGGGGTCAGCCTGATGCAGGGGGCGGAGCTGGAAGAGGTGCTCGATCGCTACGCCTTCCCGTTCGAACCGGACCTCGATGGCGCCTATCTGATGCGGCTATTCCAGTTCTGCCGCGATCAATATCTGTTCTTCCCCTGGTATCGCCGCACCCGCGCCGGACGGCGCGACGGCGGGCTGGGCAATGCGACCGACCTGCACGCCTGGCTGACCGAGGTGATGAAGGCCAGCACGACCTACCACCTCAACTATCGCGCGGCGTTCAAATGGCCCGCCGACGAGCGCCTGCCGCTTCTCCGTTGCCCCACGCTTGTGACCGCCGCCGTCAACGATCCCCTCTATGACTCCAGCGTCGAGCTCGAGAAGCTGCTGACCGACGGGAAGTTCGAAGAGCTTCCGCGCCTGGATGCCGAGGATTTCAGGGCAGCGCGCAAGGCGGCGATCGACAGCTTCTTCGGCACGTTGGCCTGA